The genomic stretch AAGAAATAGATCAATATTACAAAGATTTAGAAAATACACAACAAGCAGATACAAAATCCATCGAACGTTCAAAAAATGAAATGTCTAAGATCAAACAAATACTGGAAGACCATGACATGATTAAAGTTTTTGCAAGTGATATTATCGAACATTATGAAAACCGTAAGGGAATTATTAACGGCAAAGCAATGATTATTTGTCAAACTAGAATTGCTGCATCTAAACTATATAAAGAAATAATCTCTGAATATCCAGCATACAAAGATAGCGCTATCTTAGTTGTTACTGAATCAAACAAAGACCCAGAAGAGCTACGTAAATTATTTGGTAATAATGCATTACGTAAAGAATTGGGTGATGAATTTAAAAAAGATACTTCTAGATACAAAATTGCAATTGTTTGTGATATGTGATTAACTGGTTTTGATGTACCAGACTTAGAAGTTATGTATTTTATTAAACGTTTAAAATCATACAACCTAATGCAAGCAATTGCCAGGGTAAACAGAGTTTATCCTGGAAAATCCTCTGGTTTAATTGTTGATTATATTGGCTTAAATAGTGCATTAGAAGAAGCCTTAGATCAATATACTATTCGTGATAAAGAAAATAACATACAAGATATTAAGAATGAAATTTATAACGTAATCAAAGAAAAATTAAGCATCCTTAATGAATGGTTTTATAAAATACCAAAAGATAAATTTTGAGCTAATGATTCTTTAACTAGATTTCGTGCAATTCAAGAAGGTGCACAATTTATCCTAGAAGATAAAACAAGACGTGAAGATCCCTTTATGTTTGATTTATCATTTTCTTTAAAACAAGCGTTTGTGGTTTGTGCCGGAATTGTTACTAAACAAGAAAGAAAAGAGATTCTTTATTATCTAGCTATACGAAGTTATATTTTAAAACTTCGTAACAAACCAGGTATTGTATCTACCAAAGAGATGAATGAACATGTATCACAGTTACTCGCGGAAGCTATTAAAGGTGATGAAGTAAGATCATTAACAGCAGAACAAAAATCGGATTTTAATGCAATTGAATTATTGTCAAAAGAGAAAATTGATCAACTTCGCAAAAGTAATCCTCCCCACATCTTTGTCGAAATAGTGAAAAAATTACTAGAAAGAGCAATTGCTGAATCTCGTAAACACAATTATTTTAAATCGCAAGAATATTCAAAAAGGCTTAGAAGGATTCTTGAAGAATACCATGGCCGTGGTGCAAGTTTTACACCCGCTTTAACAATTTTGCAACTGACCGATTTTGCTAGTGAAATGGTTGCTGATGAATATGAGGCACAAAAACTAGGGGTATTTGGACGTGAAAGAGCTTTTTATGATGCACTAGCACGGGATAAAAATGCTCAAGAATTACTTGGTGATGATACATTAATCCTTATTGCTAGAGAACTCAAAGAGGTTGTCGAAGAATATGCACTAACCGACTGAGCAGCAAAAGAATCTACACGCTCACAAATGAGGATTAAAATTAAAGAATGCTTAAAGAAATATAATTATCCTCCCCAATATCAAATATTGGCAATTAAAGATGTAATTAAGCAAGCAGAATATATAATGCTTGAAGATTAAAAGTTAAAATATATTATCGTAAAACGTTTTAATAATTAAATTATAGAAAATGATACTAAATGAACAAAGATGGACTACATAGAAATTTATGAAAATTTAGCTTAAAAAAAGTTTTTAGAATCAAAAGAAGAAATAGTTAAAAAAAGTAAAGCCATACAGAAAGCTAACATTTTCATGTTAGCTTTCTGTATGGCTTTAAACCAGTGAAATAGTACATTGCAAACTAAAAATAATTTTGTTATTTTCCTGTATATAATTATGTTATAATAAAAAGGTGCTATGTATATTTAAATTTACAAGCACAAAAAAATTAAAACAATTTTAATTGTTAAATAGTGAAAAATGAAGCGAGGAAAATTTAATTTAATATGAAAAAAAACATTAAAAAAACTAATATTCTTATCCTTAGTTAGCAGCCCTGCTATAGGCTTACTAGGGTTTGGAGCACTTAGGCCAATAAGTGCTGTAAATGATATTATAACACAAAAGATAGAAAGAGTCAATATAAAAAACTCATTTTTATCAACTGTTTTTTGGAAAAGTCACATGCGAGATATTAACAAAATAATTGTCTTTTAATTTTAACATAA from Mycoplasmopsis bovirhinis encodes the following:
- a CDS encoding type I restriction endonuclease subunit R; translated protein: MLKEKDIEISIISLLEQKGYQWITIDNDHWIQTRNLDDFINESLLRDSLIKINKINDHNVIQEAINSIKNLDNPSLFERNYAFHKILVDGITIESKDFLVNPLIRFVDFTNPENNTFQVANQVKFQEGQKMRIPDVIIYINGIPLIVMELKSFNEDAQEATLEHAYAQLGSNSEHDGYRYDIPTLFNYNSFLVISDGIDTKVGTLTSKIDRYNEWKSVSGEKGYNDDYINKIDVFINGLFDKNRLIDIIKNNIFYIIDKNDKPIKIMAQYHQYFGVNKALNSIIKTVKPNGNGKAGIIWHTQGSGKSFSMVMLAHKLLIEKELNVPTIVLLTDRIDLDIQLYKTFFSAKDYLKCEPVIASSREDLVKKLSNIKQGGIILSTIAKFDKEHLPKNERNNIIVMADEAHRGHYGIYETVSYEKNAETEEMEAIFKYGVEKYIRDALPNATFIGFTGTPVSTKTKQTTDIFGEIIDAYDMTQSIIDGSTVKLYYESRLAKVWTNDEVLKEIDQYYKDLENTQQADTKSIERSKNEMSKIKQILEDHDMIKVFASDIIEHYENRKGIINGKAMIICQTRIAASKLYKEIISEYPAYKDSAILVVTESNKDPEELRKLFGNNALRKELGDEFKKDTSRYKIAIVCDMWLTGFDVPDLEVMYFIKRLKSYNLMQAIARVNRVYPGKSSGLIVDYIGLNSALEEALDQYTIRDKENNIQDIKNEIYNVIKEKLSILNEWFYKIPKDKFWANDSLTRFRAIQEGAQFILEDKTRREDPFMFDLSFSLKQAFVVCAGIVTKQERKEILYYLAIRSYILKLRNKPGIVSTKEMNEHVSQLLAEAIKGDEVRSLTAEQKSDFNAIELLSKEKIDQLRKSNPPHIFVEIVKKLLERAIAESRKHNYFKSQEYSKRLRRILEEYHGRGASFTPALTILQLTDFASEMVADEYEAQKLGVFGRERAFYDALARDKNAQELLGDDTLILIARELKEVVEEYALTDWAAKESTRSQMRIKIKECLKKYNYPPQYQILAIKDVIKQAEYIMLED